Sequence from the Pontibacter pudoricolor genome:
ATATGTGGGAGCTGTATACTTTCTGGGCATTTGTACCGGTTATACTGGCTTATAGTTTACCTCAGCTTACTACTATACAAATTTCATTTTATAGTTTCTGTGTTATTGCAGCGGGGGCCGTTGGTTGTGTAGGCGGCGGTCATCTGTCGCAGCGGTTTGGTAGTGCCAGGGTTGCTTTTGTACAGCTGCTGCTTTCCGGTGTATGCTGCCTGGCTGCGGTGTTTATGCTGGAGATAAATTCAACTATAGTTATCATCCCTTTCCTGCTGTTCTGGGGTGTGGTAGTGGCTGGTGATTCGCCTCAGTTCTCTGCCTTAAATGCACGCACTGCTCCGCAACATTTGGTAGGCACGGCACTTACGGTAGTTGTCAGTATTGGCTTTGCACTAACTATAGTCAGTATCCAGTTTACGACTTACATCTTAAAATTTACGCCACTGCCCCTAGTTTTTGCCCTGCTTGTAGTTGGTCCTGTTTTAGGGCTGCTTTCGCTCTGGCAACTGGTTGGCAGGCAATAAAAAAGCCGGTTATTACACCGGCTTCTTTAATCCATCTATAGTTTGATTCTATTTCTCCGCTTCCATAATCATTTCCGAACCATCTCCTGCTTTAAGGCGAAGTTCATCGTCACTTAGTTTCAGCACATCAAAGTTCTCAGACACGTTCTGGTCTTCAAACTGTAAAGTCAGTTTTTTGGCACCCTGGTCGTAGGTCCAGGTACCTGTCTGCAGTGTGCTGGCACCACCCATTGCGAAACGGCCATCCGCATAAAACTGTATGTTCTGTTCCTTTTCTGCATCCGTTAACTTCTCTTTGTCGCCTTCGGTATTTAATTCTTTTTTAGCCTTCCAGGTTTTGCTGCTGGTGCCTGATAACATGCTTTCTGTGCCAGCCTTATCGCCGCCGCAGCTTACCAGCGTAACAGCCAGCAACATAGTTAAAGCCGTTTTTAAGAAACCCGGCAAAAGGCTTGTGTTCTTTTTTGTAATTTCCATAGTTTTAAGTTGTATGTTTTGCAATAATACCGGCCTTACTGCTGCAAAGCCTGTGCATAACGTACGTTCCCTTTCTCTTTAAAGTTAATATCAAAACGTCCTTCTAACACAATCACTTATACAACAAACTGAACGTAAAGGCGTATTTATTTAGGCAGCCATAAGCAAAGGCTGCCTCTTAACGCAGAAGTTTAACACTAAATATTTTATTATGGGATTGTTTGATTTTTTAAAGAAGGGGAAGGAAGAGCCTGCTAAACAACCAACAGGTACACCAAGAACCAACCAGATGCCTGGTCAGCCCACTCAGGGTACGACCGCATCAACTAACCAGCAGCATGTAAACGCTACAAGCACTGATACTTATACTGTTCAGTCCGGAGACTCTCTCTCTAAAATTGCACAGCGCCAGTACGGCAGCGCCAGCTCATGGACCAAGATCTATAATGCTAATAAAACTATTATCGGCGATAACCCGGACCTTATTAAACCAGGTCAGAAGTTAACGATACCGAGAGACTAATCATAAAAATTGACATAAAACAAAAGACCGGTTATTGAGATAGCCGGTCTTTTGTTTTTTACTTTAATCTATAGTTTACACCTACCGCTCCGCTCAGATCACGCTCCCAAAATCCCTCTCTTGCATCCTTTAAGCGATTTGTTAGCTGTAGTTGCATTTGAGCCAGTAACGTGAAACGGTTACTTAACTTATAATGGGCTTCCAGTGGCAAAAGCAAAGTTACTTTATTACGGTAAGGGATTGCATAGTTACTTTCTGGTGCTTTGCCGTCACTACTACTTTCTATAGTTCCTTCTGCTTTAAAAGTATATCTGACTCCTGCTCCTGCACCCAATTCTACTTTTTCTGAAATAGCATATAGATAAACCCCTGTTAACTGAACACTAAGCGTTCTATAGTAGAGGTCTGTCACATACATTTTTGTGTTTCTCGGTCATAATACTGCACTTCACCAGATTTCTGTTGTTCAGCAGTTTGCAGTAGTGTTACCTGTACACTATTTACTTCTAGGGGTAACTGTAACCAAAAACCTGCGCCTATCTGGGGACCTATTTCATAATCACTAAAGCCCTTTATTTTATCACTGACAAGAGTTTTAAAAGCACCAACTCGGCCAGTTAATCCATAAGATACTGTTTGTGCACTAGCAGTAGTACCTAATAGTATAAAAATAAGTAGTAAAAGTCTCTGTCTCATAAACTATAGTTTGTTCCAAATATATATAAAAAAATCCCGCCAGAGTTATCTCCAACGGGATCTTTCAAATCAATAAGTATACTTTATAAGCTTAGAAACGCTCGTCAGCAGCGAAGAAGAAATCGCCTTCGATCTGCGCGTTCTCATCAGAATCTGAACCGTGCACGGCGTTAGACTCGATAGATTTTGCGTATTTCTTACGGATAGTACCTTCTGCAGCCTGCTCCGGGTTTGTAGCGCCAATAAGGGCACGGAAATCTTCTACAGCGTTGTCTTTCTCCAGGATCATCGCTACGATAGGGCCTTTAGACATATATTTTACTAAGTCGTTATAGAACGGACGCTCTTTGTGTACTTCGTAAAATTTACCGGCACGCTCTTCAGACAGTCTTGTCTTTTTCATCGCTACAATGCGGAAGCCGCCTTCTTCGATCATTTGAGTAATGCCGCCAATGTGGTTATCAGCCACTGCATCCGGCTTGATCATGGTAAATGTGATGTTTCCTGCCATGGTATGTCGTATTTATATAGTGTTTCTTTTTTACGGGCGCAAAATTAGTGCATTTATAGTTAATATTGCTATACTTTGCCGTTATAGTTTGCCAAAACCATAGTTGCAACTTTGCAGGCTTTATACTGCAAAACCGCTATTTTATTGTTTTAGAAGTTATTTCTTCAGAAATTCGCACCCTATTTCCCTATTAATCAGAGGAATTATACCTAACCTATGTATGATGTTAGCGCTCTAAAAGAGCTCCTGAAAGAACCTAAAGAGGTGATGATCACCACGCACCACAAACCAGATGCTGATGCACTGGGGTCGTCTTTGGGTCTGGCTGGATACCTCAAAAAGAAAGGGCATCTTGTTACCGTGGTTACGCCATCCGATTACCCGAACTTCCTTAACTGGATGAGTGGCAACGATGACGTGATCATTTATTCTGATAAAAACGACGCACTGGTGCAGCGCATCATTAAGGAGTCGCAGGTTATCTTTTGCCTTGATTTCTCGAGCCTGTCGCGCATAAACGAGATGGGCGAATACATCAGGTCAGCGCCTGGTACAAAAGTACTGATAGACCACCACCTGCAGCCGGAAGACTTTGCTGAAATTCAGTTCTCAAACACAAATGCAGCCGCCACAGCCGAAATTGTGTATGACCTGATAAAGGATATGGGCGACGGCGACATGATCGATACCAACATAGGTGAATGCCTTTACGCGGGGATCATGACCGACACAGGTTCGTTCCGCCACCCGAGCACTTCGCCAAATGTGCACCTGATTATTGCTGATCTGCTAAACGTGGGTGTAAAAACATCCAATATCCACCGCCTTATTTATGACAGCTCCTCAGAACT
This genomic interval carries:
- a CDS encoding lipocalin family protein, coding for MEITKKNTSLLPGFLKTALTMLLAVTLVSCGGDKAGTESMLSGTSSKTWKAKKELNTEGDKEKLTDAEKEQNIQFYADGRFAMGGASTLQTGTWTYDQGAKKLTLQFEDQNVSENFDVLKLSDDELRLKAGDGSEMIMEAEK
- a CDS encoding LysM peptidoglycan-binding domain-containing protein: MGLFDFLKKGKEEPAKQPTGTPRTNQMPGQPTQGTTASTNQQHVNATSTDTYTVQSGDSLSKIAQRQYGSASSWTKIYNANKTIIGDNPDLIKPGQKLTIPRD
- a CDS encoding nucleoside-diphosphate kinase → MAGNITFTMIKPDAVADNHIGGITQMIEEGGFRIVAMKKTRLSEERAGKFYEVHKERPFYNDLVKYMSKGPIVAMILEKDNAVEDFRALIGATNPEQAAEGTIRKKYAKSIESNAVHGSDSDENAQIEGDFFFAADERF
- a CDS encoding DHH family phosphoesterase, with the protein product MYDVSALKELLKEPKEVMITTHHKPDADALGSSLGLAGYLKKKGHLVTVVTPSDYPNFLNWMSGNDDVIIYSDKNDALVQRIIKESQVIFCLDFSSLSRINEMGEYIRSAPGTKVLIDHHLQPEDFAEIQFSNTNAAATAEIVYDLIKDMGDGDMIDTNIGECLYAGIMTDTGSFRHPSTSPNVHLIIADLLNVGVKTSNIHRLIYDSSSELRLRFLGYALKEKLVVLQEYHTAYFAITSEELKAYDSRTGDTEGLVNYALSIEGIVFAALIIDRSQAVKMSFRSVGDFSANEFARDHFNGGGHKNAAGGMSMDPLEVTVQKFESLLPQYKEKLQAVAQNS